GACTGCCTGCACTCCTTTGTGATAGATATTTGCCCGGTTTTGTGAGCTCGCTTTCGCACTGggatttgttgttgtcgtgCATTTTGGTAGCCAGTGCGGGCCAAATGTTTGCACTGATTAAGCCCGGTCATTCGTTAGACGTTAGACACTTCCCCTTCCCCAGTCATCGTTGCATCGTCGATAAGATAGTCAATTAAAGAGCTCGTCAACCTGTACTATTCGCGGCGATAAAAAAAACTCGACTTGGTAGCAGGAGAACGTCGCTCCGGACGGAGCAAATGTTGTTCCAGAGACAACACAGTGAAGCGTGAGAGAGAAAGGCAGAGTGAAATTTACTTACCTGCCGCGGCAATCAGCGGGCAATTATGCGATAAGCTCTTATCAGACTGCAGATAACACTTTTCCGTGCGAGAGGCGGCTGCGTTTTGTGGCCGAGAATTatgaaatcggaatcggaatcggaatttcGGCTACGTTAGTTGTACTCCGTTGGCGTCTACGTGCGGTTGTCCCCTTCGTTGAACTCGACCAGTGCAGATCGCGAGTGCTTTTGAGTGATTTACCTGATTGATTTACCTGGTATCTGCAGTTAAACGCCCTTGATATCTGCCCCAGATAAGGCATTGTGGCATAAGGTGTGATCAAATTCGATACAGAACTGGCTTAAAATCAAGTGAACAGTTTTACATTTCGATGTAAGTATTCGTCGctcaaaggaaaacaaactcGTGACACATTTTAAAGTGCCTTTTTGTAAAGCAAACTCACTGAAGTGCGCAGTTGAACTATATTTCAcgcaaatagcaaatagcaCAGATGGCATTGGCTTAGCTCTTAATCGCAGAAGTGATACTCGGTCCTACTTCATATGTAAAATCCACTTATCTTCACCTGTCTCTCCGCCGTTCAAGCGGGATTAGTCATACTTCTGCAGAAACTAAGACACTATCTGAAGTTTGTCTGCACTAAAGATAAAGACCTGTTCATCCCCGGTCGTCCAACTCCAGTAACTTGGATATAAAGGTACACCATATTGTCTCCAAAAAGCAggggaaaaaagcaaaaccacAATAAAGCAAGCATATAAAAGTCGAGATAAGATAAGGAAACTCGCTCAACAAGTGAATGGGGGAATGGGGGAACGCTGGGAGGGTCGGATTGTGAATCGGACATATGGGGATGTGTGAACGAGACATGTCTTGCTACTCCactaccataccataccataccacaCCATACACttcagctacagctacagttCACAATGCAACCATGGACAAGTGACATCTTTACGAAATGTCAACTGTCAGAATGGCAAGACGCTGACAGAGAAAGCACCGAGAATCGGGGTCAAAGTGTCCCTGGGACCAAGAGCACGACCAAGACTCCGTTGCCAACATTTGCATACAATGGCCAAAGTTTGATTATCTCTCGGTTCCGATGGGTGGAGCAAGGGGATGGATATGGTAGTGGTGGTGATGGTTTGCCCAGCTCAAAGGCAGCTGGGCAAAATATTGTCactaaagttaattaaaaaacagcCAGGggcccactcacacacccTCACCCAGCCGGATTGGAATCTGgtttaataaaaatgccaaaggGTGTCCATGGGTTGGGGCTGGTGTTTGGGGTTGGGGTGGAGACACGGTGGTTGGGCCCCGGCTTTGGGGGTAGCTCTCTGTCAACGCTGCGTgggcaaacaaaggcaaataaatagaaaagaGATACTCAATAATCAatagataaataaaattacaaggtgacagcagcagcatagaGGACGGCACAGCTGGTCGCCTCCCCCCCACAGATCTCCTgctatacacatatatatatatggctaTATCCACTGGCTGTATGTGCGTTGAAGCTACGAGAAGCAACAGCGCCGATAACTGCTCATAATGCAGCAGTCGGGCTAATCGCGTGCAGCTTCACCTCGACCGGCTAATACCCTGTTGTAATGATTTTTAGTATCCACTAAAGGTTTGGATTGATAATCCAACCTCCACATTAACTTAAAAGCTGTCTCCTGagttgatttcttttttatatatgacTTAAAAGTTGAAAAGCAGTTGCAACTTTATTCTTCACCAACTTTAAAGTCTTAACTGAAAGTTTAAGCAGcacattttcatatatttaccTTTCATGATCCTTTAAAGTCTTAAATCCCATTTGGTCTCCTCGAAAAGTTTGATAATACAGCCAAAATGTTCCCCAAATATCGCATACCCTGACGCCAACGACTCTGCTGTCGTCGCCATCGTTTGATGGCGCTGGGATAAGCGCGTGGCAAGAATCCGCAGGAGCcaggcggtgggcggtgggtacGGTGGCGAcggtgggggcgtggctggggcagaatcaggagcaggagcacgcCGCTGGCGAACCGATGACTGCCTTCCTAACACGCTTGCCTCAGCTCGGGGGCACGTTGTGGGGGATGCAACAAGCGCCCCATGGCACGACAgcgatgcggatgcggatgacgacgacgacgacgacagtTGCCACAGCCCGGCCAAGAGGAGCGGACGgagccaaaaaataaaacaaagcgCTCAGCGCGctgcgaaaataaataagcggGCAACGTAAATAGAAGAGCGCCAAAATATGCAAGCgctgaaatttattaaaaaataatagaaaaaccGTCGAATTCCGTCGCGATTATCCGGAGGACGAGAGCATCTCGTCCGTGGACTTAAAGTGTGTGCCTTAAGTGAATCCTAAATTTGGGCAAAAGGATGTTGCTTTGAAAGCTGCCAGTCCTGGTTAACTTAGGAGTTATGCGATGAGGTGATTAGGAACATTATGGTACTCACCAAACTATTCTGCTGAAATTGAACCTTCTTAAATGgtataaagtataaagtatcTACTGCAGCTGGGCGCCATTAAAGTTATACATATACCTCACATTATTATTCAGAGAAATgtttttcaacaaatttgaaCTTTCGATTGGAATTTGAACCGATGTGCAGAGAATTCCAACCAAATTTGGACCGACAATTTAACTGTGACACCACCGTAAATAACTAGAAAATCGATTCACTCGCCTTCACTAAGATGTTTAAATTTGGGCTTTAATGCAGCTGTTCGGGCCGTAAAGCAATAAGGCCAACCGTAATGGCATTCCATGtgtacatacacatgtatatgcTCTTCCGCCGAACTACCCACCAAGCAATCAGGCTATATCCACAGATATCTACGGAATCGCTGTATGTGCAGGGGCGTTAATTAAGGCGCCCATGCCTGTGGCCAGTCAAGTGCGACaacaaataatttgatttcaatttaacTAATTAGCTGGAGCCTTCAACATTATGCGGCCAACTGAGCCCTCGCTCCTCGGCATGTGAGCACTCGACATGCTTATCTGTTTAGCGGCAGATGCCAGCAtctgcacagagagaaatatatatgcacaAACTTAAAATAACTTGAAATCATCCTTATAAAACGCAATTCCACGCATTTAAATAGAAATGACATAAAAGTGCAAGTGCTTTAAGCGCAAAACTTAAATTTCTTGAACTTCCGTTTCAGTTGTTCTCAGTGTGCTTGCATTGGTGTGCATCTGAATGAcagagtgtgtgtgtagcgAGGTACTTCGGTGTGCACATCAAAGCGGGCACTTGAATGCAGACAGTCGAGTGGCCGAAGTACTGTGGTCAGTCTGTCAGTCAATACGCTTGCCATTCAAATGCGCTTAGCTATGCAGTTTGGCTACgaggggcggtgggcggcggGATtagttaaagtgggcgtggttTGGGCTCCAAGAGCGGCCATTTTGACTGCGGTTTTCCAAGTGGatacttaaaatattaattaatattagcAAAAGCTGCTCATATTTCGGAAATCATATACAATTTTTCCAATTTAGCTGacgcttttaataaattgcattgGGCTTTAATCTATCTTTAAAGGCTCTTACGTAGACAATGTTAATATGTTAGATCTAAACTTATTTAATCAGTTAATGTGTATAGGTTTTGCCATTTATCTATTTAGCTCAACTCCCAGTAATGAGTAATAAAAAGACTTGACCATGTCTCTTAATCGGCAACCACTTTGTTCTCTATTTAATTACAGCTGAACCTGCAGCTCAACCATCTATAAaagttgaaaaacaaaaagcgtaAACACAGAGGCTAATTGTGAAAGCGAAAAAACTGTGATAAAGAAGGCATAAACAAAGAGGAGCACAACTAAACACAGAAATAGAACCCTCCTGCCGGCAGCAAAAAATATaccattttaataaaactaaaacccgaagcaaattaaaaagcaagcGACGCCAAATGCGGCACTAAAAGTAATTAGCGACAGCAGCGGCAGGAGTTGGCAGTAAGAGCAAAGCGGAGGTGTAATAAATGATGTTGCAATCCTTGAGTCTGCACGCGGATAAACTCAGCGGCAattcaccagcagcagcagcagcagcagcaactggagcagcagcagcaacatcagaggcaacagcagcagcagcagcggcagcagcaacaacaatgcttGCAACGGCACCTGTTGCCCATGTTGCTaatggcagcaacagcaattcTAGTgccggcagcaacagcagcagcagcaacaaccacagcctctacagcaataacaatttaaatacagGCAACAATagccagctgcagcagcagcaacaacagcagcaacatccgcaGATACTGCCGGTCAAGTACGAGTATTTAGAGAATCTAACGAGCTCGGGTGCAACTTCAGGTGCCATTGCAGCGCCAACAACTTTCACGGGAGCTGCAAAAAGTTTCCATCCCTATTTGCGGCCCACCaacagtggcagcggcagtggcaacagcaacagcatcgcAGCGTTATCtacaacaacggcaacggcagcaacagcggctAAAATGTCGACTACATTGTTTGAGACACTGCTGCACACCCAAATAAATTCCAGCCCAATAGCACTGCCAGCGGCCACGGCAATCGCAGCAATAtctgcagcggcaacagcagcagcaccaccaccacttgcaacagcaacaccaggCACcgcagcaaccgcagcagctgcagcagcagcatccgcagcagcagcaccgtCAACGCAGCTGAATTCCAGCATTAATTCCAGAACTTCATTAGGCGACCAGGGTGGTGCAACTGTTGTTGTTACCCCCGCACCACCCGTTCTcgcaccaccgccaccaacTGGCGGCCCAAATCGGTGAGTGCCACTCCCCTTCCCTCTTATCCCATCAtttgaatccgaatccgaattccTGGCtctgtttcctttttttcgcaTCATTGCTGGCTAATGACTGCTAATTACACTCAAATGATTTGATGCTGCGCGGAAAATCGAGGGAAATGCAGATAGCCGTTTCCATTTGTCCAAGCTCTGCTAAGTATACTATACTATGGTTCACTTGCCAACTATGCAGTCTCGTTTTGCATACAAGGGATACGTTTTTAATGTAACAGAAAATGGAAACAACAGCTTACAAGACCATAGAAAGTCACTTAATAGTtgtgcttaaatattttccaaagtGAGGAAACATGCTGAAGTAGGCAACCCCTTTTGTCGTCCTTTCCCCAAAAAGAAGACTCCCAGCTTCATGCCCACATCCTCGTCGCTTATCACTTTGCATATCACCTTGCCGTTATGgagcatttcaatttcctaCAGCTTCCCAGGACACAGCCCGCCACCATCCTGCCGTCAACTTTGGCTATCACATTTCAAATGGTTATTTCTCGGACGTGCGCCACATTTTCTATTTGTGCGCTTCCTTTGCCcggaaattataaaaaattccCACCGAATGCTGAATCCATCGGCGGCCCACTTCACCGGcgatatttaattaaaataagtgACAATGTGCACTGGCCAAGGGACGGGGGAAGGGACGGGGCTTATATTGGGAGGCAGAGTGGGCGGAAGGTCGAGGCTGCCATCAAGTAGCTAATGATAATTGCCATTGCATTAATGTTATTAATTGGCCAGTGTCATCAAGGCGACAATTTTCACATAGCCCGAGTCATCAGCGATAATGGCGTATGATTATTGACAGGACAttgtaattataatattatggCATCCTCAAGATCCCAAGGACGATAAGTTCAAGAGGACTCCTACTAGCATCTATCCAACTTTCTCTACTGCCGTGCTCGaccattaaataataaaactgaaatgaTTCAATTTATGTTGGGTCATTTTTATACGGCCTGTGTCCAACGCAGGGAGTCTGCAGCCTTATCCATCCCCGACTTCttgtgaatatatatactttttgcGTCCTCTATCCTtcagctgtttgtttttgttgtgacGGGCGCGGCATAACAAACTGCCATCATAAATTAAGTGCCACGTCATAGCCATGTCGCCGCATCGCACAGTGGTTACGAATAAAGTTATAACATAGAGTCTTAAAAGTCCAGTCAAGtggggaaatgaaaatacatatatatttgatatatctATAGATTTTGTGGCTCAAGATAGCTTGCAATCCAAACTTTTGCTACCAAATCTGGATTAATTTACTTGCTGAAGCATCCTTTGCACAGTTTGGTAGCAAATGTACATATAACCACCTGTTTTAATGAGTTCTGTGTACTCAAGACATTAAAGTAGAGTTTTTTTGTTGACTCACTGTTCGGGGACATTTGAGGCCCCTCGACGAGGACCAAGCTGTTGATTCGCGCATTGAGCTGCGATAGCAACATCGTCATCACCATCATCGCCAAGCTCATTGGCGGTGGAGCTGGAAGACACCTGCTGTCCTGGCCCAAATCCCCCATTCCCgctgccacccactgccacccactacCACCAACTAGCACTCCCTTCGCACCTTGCGACGCACTTCAGCTCCCACCGCAGGCGATTTTCTCATTAGGCCTGGTCGCATTTAAATAGACTGAATTATTAATGCAGAGGCGCAGCCCCGAGAGACCGACGGAGATAACTTTGGCGGAGACTGcggaggtggagcaggaggataGTTAGTTGGAGGGAGGCTGGAGCTCGGGGAGCGTTCACCTGATTCCCCGAAGGATTCGCGCCCGGCTGAAATAATTGCCTGCTCGACTCCAGGGGCAGCACACCTGTCGCTGCTCCTTTTACCagaaatcttttttttttgttttatatttagaattttatttttttcaaatttatgctAACACACCCGAGAATTTGGCTGATGCGTAAATGCTTAGATGCGTGGAGATTTATGCTGCAGGGCCAGGAATCGCGATGGATTACCTCGGGAGcccttctccttttttttcccaGCTGATTCGACGCCCCCATTTTGGCTCATTCACCTGCAGGCAGGCCTGAATTTATCACCTTGACATAGACAATTTGGCTCATCCTCGTTCCGGCCCTAATAGATTAATTTCGTTTTGTCATTCGATGGCCCGCGGCTGCCGCGGCGCTTTTCACGCGGCTTTTCACCGACTGCCGCAGCGTTTTCATTCAGGGTGCGGAGGCAGTTCATAACTGGCTGAGGGAGTAAGGGTAGATGGATGGCGGCTGCAAGCGCTGGAATTACTTACGCaggaaattggaaaatgaagaaatttaaaagtaaattggAAGTAATTTCCTAAATGGCATCGTTTCAGATGACTCCGTGCGATAGCTCGAGTTAATAATGTACCGAAGCGGGGAGAAGTTTGTCACTCACTCTGCCAAGAAATGTATGGCAATTTCAATTGTcagcctgaaagtatgcaatgctATTTTATGAAGGCATACGGGGAAATCTTGGAGCTCTTTGTGTCCTTCTTTTCTAATAATTCAggccatttaaatatcagtattttgaccaaaacattcgaaatattggtccaaaaatggaatgtcatatctcgttgaaataaaatttccaatcaaactgtttaccaaaaaaaaaatatatatattttttttaattttttccaattatcTTAAATATCTTAAAGTAGCATGAACAAGAGTAACGTGAGGTGATTTTGGCAGAGTGTGTATgtgatttgtttgccaaaaatactatttatttatatgaaaagcctgtaaatatttctgcatttttaattatttgattttggtCTCCTAAACACCCAACTTATCCATTAAATGAGCGAGACATCAGCGATGCCATCATACCGCTGTCGCTCAGCGATTTCAACTAACTGGCTTAGCCAATTAAGCGGCCAAATTTATTGGCCAAGCTGCTTGACAACTTCTGCTTACGGCAAATCGGTTCCGTAACGGAGACCCCGGCCAAATTGACAGCCAACCAAAAGTCAATTTCGTACACCATCAAGAGCACCCAATAAACCCCCATTAGGGGCAAGAACAACATCGGCTgggcaaaaagggaaaactttttcggcagcacacaaaaaccaaCTGAAAGTGACCTCAAAGTGGAGCGTTCAATGCGTTCCCAGTCACTCAAGGACCAGCACTCCCGAATCCTCCCCTGAGCGCAGGAACCTCCATCCTGGAACTCGCAGTGAGAGAGACTGGTCaaccacaaaacaaaagtaacaACGTTTACAACTTTTTAGATTAGATTAGTTTGCTAATAACAAttagtatttgtattttatgcTGTTAGCCAACTCGGCAGCAGACAGAGATAGAGAACAAATGGTTCAGCTTGTTGTTATCCCCTCTCTTTTTTATGGTCATTAGCAAATGAAGTTAGGAAGCGGAGGAGTATTGGAGTTGTATTCTGTGGGGTCGGCAACACAATATGTTGTCCATGAAAGTTCAATGAAAAAGTTGCAAACTTCCATTTGAGAATTTCTATCACTTTATCTGCCAGTGATGGAAATACATGTTTCAATCGAGAAGAAGCAGTTGGCAAGGTGGCATTTATTTACTAAAAATAACATACTTacattttggcaaataaattcatGTCTAGCTTAAGATATCAATCAAGTTATACCTCAGATCTAGGTCAAGTAATCTGTATTGTTATATGTCAGAAATGTAGATTTTTCTCCCCCACACCAAATTCTCAATTAAGTTTTGTACTGTGTTTACGGCCTACGCAGTCCTTCTAAATGGGAAAGTCGGTGGATGTGGTTGTCTTCGGGACGGCAAACATCGACTACATAACGTAAGTCCTGTATTGGAAAAGAAAGTCCCCTAATTTGCCAAGTAATTACCTCAGATATGTCCCGGAACTGCCGAAACCTGGTGAACTGGTCGCCGGAACGTACATGGAGACCAGTTTCGGCGGCAAGGCGGCCAATCAGTGTGTGGCAGCTGCCAAATTGGGGGCCTCCACCGTCCTGGTCGCAAAGTTGGGCAAGGACCAATCCGGCGATGACTACCTGAaccacctgcagcagcacGAGGTGGATGTGACGCACGTCCAGCAGGTGGAGAACAATCCCACGGGCATGAGCGAAATCGCGGTTTCTGAGGAGGGAGAGCAGTACAAGATCAACGTGGCAGGTGCGAATGCCTTTCTCACGGCTAAGGATGTGAGCCGCGCTAAGAAATCCTTCCAGGACGCGAAGGTGCTGCTCTGCCAACTGGAAACGGACATGAATGCCACCATGTGCGCGTTGCGCCAGTTCAAAGGGGTTTCCCTGCTCCACATGTCGCCCATGAGAAAAGACATACCAAAGGGCATGATTGGTTTGCCCAATATTTTGGTTGTGAACCAGGAGGCAGCCGCCAAGCTAACCGACATGGAGGAAGTGAAAACTCCTGACCAGGCCCGATCAGCAGCCGAAACTCTTATTGGAAACGGAGCCAAAAGCGTGATCATTACCATGGGAGAACAAGGAGCGGTTTACATGTCGAAGAAGACCAAGGATACGTGCACTCATGTGCCCGCCTCCGAGGTGCCGCACTTGGCCGATTCCTCGGGGGCAGGAGATGCCTTCATGGGCAGCTTGGCCTATTACATAGCCCGGTTCCCCAAATTGTCCACAGAGCATCACATCAGTGCGGCCCACTCCTGCGCCGCCTACTCCATGGGCCGCCGCGGCACTCAGCCCAGTTTTCCCGGCAAGGAGAGCGCCAGGAATGACCTATGCTATACGAAGCCCACCTTCAGTGTCATTCCACCTAGTGGTGGCAGTTCTACTTCTAGTTCTAGTTCTACTTCTCGGAATGAACTAGAAGTTGTGGATaaaccaccagcaccagcaccagca
This genomic stretch from Drosophila teissieri strain GT53w chromosome 2L, Prin_Dtei_1.1, whole genome shotgun sequence harbors:
- the LOC122620482 gene encoding antifreeze protein Maxi isoform X6; this encodes MMLQSLSLHADKLSGNSPAAAAAAATGAAAATSEATAAAAAAAATTMLATAPVAHVANGSNSNSSAGSNSSSSNNHSLYSNNNLNTGNNSQLQQQQQQQQHPQILPVKYEYLENLTSSGATSGAIAAPTTFTGAAKSFHPYLRPTNSGSGSGNSNSIAALSTTTATAATAAKMSTTLFETLLHTQINSSPIALPAATAIAAISAAATAAAPPPLATATPGTAATAAAAAAASAAAAPSTQLNSSINSRTSLGDQGGATVVVTPAPPVLAPPPPTGGPNRTQSPTRDSIKMELMESNSPDSIKDQPDADNIKMFVGQIPKTWDETRLRQMFEQFGPVHTLNVLRDKVTSISRDAPSHSDEAGG
- the LOC122620519 gene encoding ribokinase, which codes for MGKSVDVVVFGTANIDYITYVPELPKPGELVAGTYMETSFGGKAANQCVAAAKLGASTVLVAKLGKDQSGDDYLNHLQQHEVDVTHVQQVENNPTGMSEIAVSEEGEQYKINVAGANAFLTAKDVSRAKKSFQDAKVLLCQLETDMNATMCALRQFKGVSLLHMSPMRKDIPKGMIGLPNILVVNQEAAAKLTDMEEVKTPDQARSAAETLIGNGAKSVIITMGEQGAVYMSKKTKDTCTHVPASEVPHLADSSGAGDAFMGSLAYYIARFPKLSTEHHISAAHSCAAYSMGRRGTQPSFPGKESARNDLCYTKPTFSVIPPSGGSSTSSSSSTSRNELEVVDKPPAPAPAPPPENPILEANQTKAVETSNEPPKPVETTDEPRKSAETAEEAPKTAVETANEPPANKA